The following proteins come from a genomic window of Candidatus Auribacterota bacterium:
- the murG gene encoding undecaprenyldiphospho-muramoylpentapeptide beta-N-acetylglucosaminyltransferase codes for MRIAFAAGGTAGHLYPALCTADELRRRDRLFEALFLVSRRGREREILEQYGFPCEEVSASGFGGALSLRIVPVVATMLSSYRTSRALMRGRGTQALIGYGAYVSVPPALAARALGLKVIIHEQNAVMGRANRVLARLADRVALGLPLSDEHQWAERGYLLTGIPLRPEMLQGVTREEARGYLGVDPGAFTVLVMGGSQGARAINRMVAEGSGLLARGGDLQVVHLSGRGDYDSVVRAYARVGLRAVVVPYLREMEWAYAAADLAVCRAGAMTLAELAQSGLPSVLIPYPRAVGDHQAANGRLFERIGAALLRDESGLSAEGLAAIILSLKRDAAAMKKMSAAARSLASPRAAQRLADLIEETVCNP; via the coding sequence ATGAGGATCGCGTTCGCCGCGGGGGGGACCGCGGGGCATCTGTACCCGGCGCTCTGCACTGCGGATGAGCTGCGCAGGCGCGATCGGTTGTTTGAGGCGCTGTTCCTGGTTTCGCGGCGGGGGAGGGAGCGGGAGATTCTTGAGCAGTACGGTTTCCCGTGTGAGGAGGTCTCCGCGAGTGGCTTCGGGGGAGCGCTCTCCCTGAGGATTGTTCCTGTGGTGGCAACGATGCTGAGTTCATACAGGACGTCGCGCGCGCTGATGAGAGGAAGGGGAACGCAGGCGCTCATCGGCTACGGTGCGTACGTGTCCGTTCCACCCGCGCTCGCGGCGCGGGCGCTCGGGCTGAAGGTGATCATCCACGAACAGAACGCGGTGATGGGACGGGCGAACCGAGTGCTGGCGCGGCTCGCGGACAGAGTGGCACTGGGGCTGCCGCTCTCCGATGAACACCAGTGGGCGGAGAGGGGGTACCTGCTCACGGGTATCCCCCTGCGGCCGGAGATGCTCCAGGGGGTGACGAGAGAGGAGGCGCGGGGGTATCTCGGCGTGGATCCCGGCGCGTTCACTGTCCTCGTGATGGGAGGGAGCCAGGGGGCTCGGGCGATCAACAGGATGGTGGCGGAGGGGAGCGGCCTCCTCGCGAGGGGCGGAGACCTCCAGGTTGTCCACCTGAGCGGGAGAGGAGACTATGACTCGGTGGTCAGGGCGTACGCGCGCGTCGGCCTCAGGGCGGTGGTTGTCCCCTACCTGAGAGAGATGGAGTGGGCGTATGCGGCAGCGGATCTCGCAGTCTGCCGCGCGGGCGCGATGACACTGGCGGAGCTCGCCCAGTCGGGGCTTCCCTCGGTGTTGATCCCGTACCCGCGCGCGGTGGGGGATCATCAGGCGGCGAACGGGCGCCTCTTCGAAAGAATCGGGGCGGCGCTCCTCCGGGACGAGTCAGGGCTGAGCGCAGAGGGGCTCGCGGCAATCATACTGTCACTGAAGAGA